A window from Mus caroli chromosome 2, CAROLI_EIJ_v1.1, whole genome shotgun sequence encodes these proteins:
- the LOC110308166 gene encoding olfactory receptor 2G3-like, whose product MDHMKINFTVTEFVFLGLSSDPKVQLVLFFVFLFFYMLSVVGNIIIITIIQIEPRLKTPMYFFLANLSFLDICYTSTNVPQMLSNMVGSKKTIPFASCATQMYFSLSFGMIECVLLGVMAYDRYVAICHPLHYTVIMDQNTCVQLAAISWSSSFLSSMVINVLTLSLPYCGPNVLNHFFCEVPSVLRLACTDTSLTELVVFVFSIIIVFIPFLLIIVSYARILLSVLRMRSASGRHKALSTCASHLTVVTLFYGTAIFMYMRPQSKSSRAGGKVIAVFYTVITPMLNPLIYSLRNQDVKGSLRRAITKQKT is encoded by the coding sequence ATGGaccatatgaaaataaatttcacaGTGACTGAGTTTGTGTTTCTGGGGCTTTCATCTGATCCCAAGGTACAGCTGGTTCTCTTTTTTGTATTCTTGTTTTTCTATATGTTGTCAGTGGTTGGCAATATCATCATCATTACTATTATTCAGATAGAACCCCGCCTGAAaacccccatgtacttcttcctcgcTAACTTGTCCTTTCTGGACATCTGCTACACATCCACCAATGTCCCGCAGATGCTTTCCAACATGGTGGGAAGTAAGAAGACCATCCCATTTGCCAGCTGTGCCACACAGATGTACTTCTCACTCTCCTTTGGAATGATTGAATGTGTTCTTCTTGGTGTTATGGCTTATGACAGATATGTAGCCATCTGTCATCCTCTACATTACACTGTTATCATGGACCAAAACACCTGTGTCCAACTGGCAGCCATTTCTTGGTCCAGTAGCTTCCTCAGCTCCATGGTTATCAATGTTCTCACCTTGAGTTTGCCCTACTGTGGACCAAATGTTCTGAATCACTTTTTCTGTGAGGTTCCTTCAGTTCTGAGGTTGGCTTGTACCGACACTTCACTCACTGAGCTGGTGGTTTTTGTATTTAGTATCATCATTGTCTTCATTCCTTTCCTCCTTATTATTGTTTCCTATGCCCGcatccttctttctgttctcaggATGCGATCAGCCTCTGGGAGGCACAAGGCTCTGTCCACCTGTGCCTCCCATCTCACAGTTGTGACCTTATTCTATGGAACTGCCATCTTTATGTACATGAGACCACAGTCAAAGTCCTCCAGGGCTGGTGGGAAGGTCATTGCAGTATTCTACACTGTAATTACACCTATGCTTAATCCATTAATTTATAGCCTAAGGAATCAGGATGTCAAAGGATCTCTGAGGAGAGCTATCACAAAACAGAAGACATAA